Genomic window (Phragmites australis chromosome 21, lpPhrAust1.1, whole genome shotgun sequence):
AAGCCTGACCATGAAACATACCAGAGAAAATTTCTTATTAGTCATCGAAATATGAGGTAATTGCTTCTGTGCTATCTTACAAAATGAACTTTCTTGcttattactatttttaatttttagtccTTTATCATCATTGCCCTTCatttgaatcataaaaaaacacATTTACCTTTAGGGAGGAGGACAATAGCCTCATACGTGGCTACCAGCAGTGAACGATGGTAGAGCTTGAGCTATAAACCACTCCTAGAAGCAAGAGCGGGTGGAAGGGGAAGGCTCTGAGGGCGAGGAGGGCTGCTACAGGGGGCATCCCCATCACGGTGTCTACGCCAGCACTATGACCCTACCGCCGTTTGCCACCAGCAGCCACGCCCTAGGCTGTTATCCTCCTTCACTTAGGCAAATGTATCTTTTCTATAGGTCAAATAGATGCCGTgacgagaaaaaaaatgtaaactAGAAGAAATAGCAAATAAGGAAGTTTATTTCATAGGATGACACAGAGAGAATTATCTTATCTTACAATGacaaataagaaattttctCAACATACATATGCACCTCCTCaactaaaaaagagaggaaaaagtaATATCTATCCAAAAAAGAGGGAATTGGCACATTTTCCAATAAAACTTTTTAAGAAATTACATGGTTTCTGTGATAATgtatatcacaaaactacaatttgGAATTTCTTAAGAAATCCATGTACTCCTTTTTATTTTCAAGTGACCTGTGTGATTTTCTCTAAGGAGGATATTGTCCAAGAAATAATCGGGCACTGTTCAACTCTGGTGATTATAACCAAAGCCCCTTTTGGCCCTCTTTTAATCTAGTGCCACTGCAGAAAGTCGCTTACTGCAAAAGTCCAAGAGAACTGAACAAACAAATAATCCCATGAGCAGTAGCAAGGAATGCACTATGTAATGCGAGTATTACTATTAATACTAAGAGTCTGTTTGTTGAGACTTCTGTTTCTGTTTTCTCTAAAAAGTTgtacttttagtttttttttaaaaattatgtttgatttTAGCTGTTGGATTTTACAATATTATTTTGGCTTCCTCAacacactatttttttttaaaaactattctCAATTAATTTCTCAGCTTCGACTTTTTCAGAAACCATTTTTAGCaaaactatttatttagatttttaaCTTGTCAGCTTCTGATAAAAACAGTAGCCAAAAGCCGCTGAAACGAACGGTCCCTAAGTTCTGAAGAGCTCCAGACAGTGCTCTTGGTCCAGGTTCCTGCTCCAGAACTTCTTGTAGTACTCGTCGTACGTGTAGTTCCTGTACACGGCCGGGGTCTCCTCGGTGACGAGCATCCGCGCGGGGCCGAGCACCACGTCGTTGCACGGGCACAGGAACGACGCCACGGACATCCGTTCCCTGTCGGAGTTCACCACCGCGCGGTGCCACACGCTCCTGTACTCCCCGTTGCTCAGCGCCTGCATGCAACCATCGGTGTTCAGTTCAGTCAGCACGTTTCTGCTCTGCTGCAGTTCACTGGACGAAGCCATGTATGGGGGGATGGGGCAgaacgatatatatatatgatcgaTGCGTCACCTGCAGCTGGTCGCCGATGTTGATGACCAGCGCGCCGGCCTGCGGGTTGACGGCGACCCACTTGCCGCCGTTGAGCACCTGCAGGCCGGCGACGTCCTGGTCCATGAGCAGGATGGTGAGCGCGTTGGGGTCGGTGTGCGCGGGGAGCCCGTAGGTGAGCTCCGGCGCGGGGCACTGCGGGTAGAAGTTGACGGCCATgtgctgctcctgctcgcccAGCGTCGTCCCGATGCACCCCGCCTCAAGCCCCAGGCTCTCCGAGATCGCCGCGTACAGCCTCAACCCGAGCTCCCGGACCTCCTTGCAGTACGCGCTCATGATCTCCCTGAAGAACACGGCAGTGTCAGGAATTAATATCTatttattatcttaatatttaaggTGTAAAAGGAGCATAACATCTTAAGGTCATAAAATtaatcaaaaaaagaaaataatttatacCGCTCATTGTTATGAAACGAGACAGTTTGAATTTATCCAAAGAGtatatatcaaatacaatttataaatagttaaatttaaaattaacaattataaaaaatctatctattattttaatatttaagtGAAAAATTGCATTCACGTTCTCTCTTAAAAGCCAtaaaattatcacgttaatcAAAAAATAATCTAGACCATTTATTGTTATGAAAATCTGACAGTCTAAATTTACCCAAAAAGTACATATAAATACGATtcataaatagctaaattcggaattaacaattatgaaaaattagcagtttaattttcatatatttgggaagcaaaatatctaaataaaatatccaaataaaataaaataaataataattaaaattagggttggaatagaaaaaaagaaatattcatatcaaatataggcttaaaaaaatactataaaaatcaaatatctaaataaagagtcaacgtaca
Coding sequences:
- the LOC133903282 gene encoding flavanone 3-dioxygenase 2-like isoform X1; its protein translation is MAEQLLSTAVHDTVPGRYVRPESQRPRLAEVVAGARIPVVDLACPDSAAVVSAIGAACRSHGFFQVRDTPPPVHARTREVIYRPAIATDKACMLRLMLQILNHGIDEGLMAAVMAVARDFFRLPAEEKAKLYSDDPARKMRLSTSFNVRKETVHNWRDYLRLHCHPLDQFVPDWPSNPPDFKEIMSAYCKEVRELGLRLYAAISESLGLEAGCIGTTLGEQEQHMAVNFYPQCPAPELTYGLPAHTDPNALTILLMDQDVAGLQVLNGGKWVAVNPQAGALVINIGDQLQALSNGEYRSVWHRAVVNSDRERMSVASFLCPCNDVVLGPARMLVTEETPAVYRNYTYDEYYKKFWSRNLDQEHCLELFRT
- the LOC133903282 gene encoding flavanone 3-dioxygenase 2-like isoform X2 translates to MAEQLLSTAVHDTVPGRYVRPESQRPRLAEVVAGARIPVVDLACPDSAAVVSAIGAACRSHGFFQILNHGIDEGLMAAVMAVARDFFRLPAEEKAKLYSDDPARKMRLSTSFNVRKETVHNWRDYLRLHCHPLDQFVPDWPSNPPDFKEIMSAYCKEVRELGLRLYAAISESLGLEAGCIGTTLGEQEQHMAVNFYPQCPAPELTYGLPAHTDPNALTILLMDQDVAGLQVLNGGKWVAVNPQAGALVINIGDQLQALSNGEYRSVWHRAVVNSDRERMSVASFLCPCNDVVLGPARMLVTEETPAVYRNYTYDEYYKKFWSRNLDQEHCLELFRT